From the Brienomyrus brachyistius isolate T26 chromosome 23, BBRACH_0.4, whole genome shotgun sequence genome, the window CCCCATGGCCCCTGAAGTGTCAGTTCGGAGTTCTGTAAGCGGACTGGGGTCTTCAGCATCCGTCCGACGAGCACACGGTAAGATGTTGGAGAATTTTGGACAGGCGGGTCATAGATCTGATTTGGGAAGTTCGTTTGCCATCATGATATATGGAAAAAAGTACTGTCAGGGACATTGACCTAATGACAAGCTAATTTGGAGGACGTAAGGCAGCGGGTGTTGGGACAGCTGGTTATACCAAGGGTACCGTATACCATCGTGTATTTTATTGGCTAAGCAAGCAACACTTCAAAATGGTTTTAAACACACAATGATAGGCGTATATTTCTTTATTcaaagaacatctctacattttAATGTCCTTAACCTGCCATGGatttcaagattaaattaacttGTAATACGTAACTACTATACCTTTAGAAACATAAAACACGGACATAATCAGAAAGAAAGCAGCTTGATTTACAAGGACCGTTTTAATACCATACCGCCGCTGCCGCCAGTTGCGCCTTCGCGATCCTGCGCCTGTGCCGCCCAGTAACGCCGAACATTCGATGAACATTGACGCGATACCTCCACCTAGTGGACGAATAGCGCGTCTTCTAAATGGACCGTTTCAGAGCGTTAGCAGGATAAATTACATGAGAATGCATTAATTTGTACGTGGGACTCACAAGCTTTTCCCAATAAATTGGTTGTGCTGTTCATTGCTTAGTGCTCCCTTTATTTATACACCCCTGCCTGTTTCCTTGTGATAGCTTTTCTCTAGGAAGTCCTCCTCTCCTGGAGAACGTCCTGTACCAGCCAGACTTGGCAGGGTAGTGTTTGGGGTGGCCGTGAGGGGAAGCAGCACCTCCAAAGAATGGCGGGCTTCCTCAGGCTTTGATAAAAGCACCTCAGGAGGGTCAGTGTTTCTCTGCGAAACCCAGACGACAGGAAGCAGTACAGCAGGAAGTGGATGACAAGGCTGATCCACTGCATCATGGTGGCCACGCCCACTGCCACATCCCAGCCCACCCACTGGACAGCATGCTGGCTCAGGCCCACCCCCAGGCCCTCCCCCAGGCCCTGTATGACATAGCGTGGGAGGGAAAGCAGGACCGTCACCAGGGCGACCGTTGCTTGGATCTGTCCAGAACGCTGCATCCGTGAGCCCGTGGACCTAATGGGCGCCGCGTTATCAGGAGCGGCAAGGATGCGGGCGCGGCGACGAAAATGGTGGGACACGAGGACGCTGAAGGAGAGCGTGAGACTCATGGGCAGGAAGCCGGCCAGCACTGCGTGGAGCCACAGGAAGGCGGAGTCCTGGGGGCCTGACAGTGCCTTGCACTGCGACGACAGCGTGGCCTGCGTGCGGTTTTCCTTCATCAAGGTAAAGGTGGGACCTGACTCGGCTTCGCCCCCTCCAGGCCAGGCCCGGTTCAGCCAGCAGAAGGGCAAGCTGAGCACCTGAGAGCCCAGCACCGACACCAGCACGAGCAGCAGCGCCACCTGTGGCCGGGAGGGGCGACAGCGTGGACGCGAGCGGGGCAGCAGGGGCCGACGGAGGCAGCGGCCGCGGAAGAGCAGGTAGCGCTCCAGCGTGAAGGCGGCCACGATCCACTGCGAGCTGCACAGCGTCCAGCCCTCGCTGAAGTTCACCACGCCGCAGAGGGCAGTGCTGGCCAGGGGGCGGCGCTCATCCGGCAGCACCCACCTGAAGCTCACGGCCACCAGCCCCCCCAGCAGCAGGAAGAGCGTGTCCACCACAGCCAGTGACACCAGGTAGGTGACGGTGCTGCGTGACATGCCACAGCGCTGGCCACAGAGAACCACCACAGAGAGCAGATTGGctgtgggtggggaggggggcggggacaCAGCAAGGGGGCGGGGTTACAGTTTGCATGACAGCTTTCCTAACATGGCCGCCTACAAAACACACTGCATGTCACAGATAATGCTGTCAGGAAAACagaagtactgatataattttttttaatgaaatgagCAGGGAGCAAGGATGGGAGGAGTCAGACTCCTACTCAGGTATTGGAAGAGACCCCCCTGTCCAGCCGACTGTCCAGATCCCCCCCTGCCCAGCTGCATGCTAATCAGATACCATTTGGAGCCAGTGTGAGTGTTAGCAATGTGCGCAGATCCCTGTGTAATGAGGCGGGCGCACAGCGGGTCGGCAGTGAGGTCAGACAGTGATGTACGGGGGGGTCAGGCGGCCGCCTGAGCAGAGGTTACCACaccgaacccacaaccctgagcGCTACTTTCACCCGCGCTTGTGCGTCACCAGCGAGGGAAAGTTGTGCTGGAAGGGCGATTCATGCAGCGAGGAAGGACATGGGGACGCGGTTAGTGagcggtgtgtggggggggggggggacatcagaTTCGCAACGCTGTGGTTTACTGCCGTCTCTCAAGCCTGGGGGGCATGCTGCTGTAGCCTTCAGCAGGAAAGTGCTCCAGTGGAAAATAAAGGTAGGTGGAGAGAACGAGGAGTGACACAGCTGCACACAGGGTATGGCTGCAATTGGAGTACAGCTGCACACAGGGTATGGCTGCAGTAGGAGTACAGCTGCACACAGGGTATGGCTGTAAATGGAGGGAGTACAGCTGCACACAGCGTATGGCTTCTCACAGGGTACGGCTGCAGGTTTCTACATGGTCTAACAGCCAGGGTTCCGCTTACTTCCATGAGAGAGTAATTCGGTGAGGTCTGAACAATGACCAATCAGCTTCCTGTTTCATTCAAACCCGTGTCACTCATCTACACAGTCATGTCGTTAAAGGGCAGTGCATGCGTTTCAGCCACTGGTTGGGTGCAGTTCTGATTAACACGCTGTGCTAACCTCCTCAGATACCTCCGAGCCCCATCTCACACCAACCAGTG encodes:
- the LOC125718816 gene encoding probable G-protein coupled receptor 139, encoding MIEFLDEDSTFASFEGVYFMLVASFGIPANLLSVVVLCGQRCGMSRSTVTYLVSLAVVDTLFLLLGGLVAVSFRWVLPDERRPLASTALCGVVNFSEGWTLCSSQWIVAAFTLERYLLFRGRCLRRPLLPRSRPRCRPSRPQVALLLVLVSVLGSQVLSLPFCWLNRAWPGGGEAESGPTFTLMKENRTQATLSSQCKALSGPQDSAFLWLHAVLAGFLPMSLTLSFSVLVSHHFRRRARILAAPDNAAPIRSTGSRMQRSGQIQATVALVTVLLSLPRYVIQGLGEGLGVGLSQHAVQWVGWDVAVGVATMMQWISLVIHFLLYCFLSSGFRRETLTLLRCFYQSLRKPAILWRCCFPSRPPQTLPCQVWLVQDVLQERRTS